DNA from Bordetella genomosp. 13:
GCGCGCGGCGGCGGGATAGGCCTGGTGCTCGACCTGCAGCACCCGTTCGGCCAAGGCCTCGGGCGTGTCGTCGGCAAGCACCGGCACACAGCCTTGGGCGATGATGGGCCCGTGGTCCAGCAGCGGGGTCACGAAATGCACGGTGCAGCCGTGCACGCGCACGCCGGTGGCGATGGCCTGGGCATGAGTATGCAAGCCGGGAAAGGCCGGCAGCAGCGACGGATGGATGTTGACCAGCCTGCCCGCGTAGCGCGCCACGAACCCGGGCGTCAGCACGCGCATGAAGCCTGCCAGCAGCACATAGTCGGGCCGGTAGGGTTCGATCGCGGCGGACAGCGCGGCGTCGAAGGCTTCGCGGGTCGCGAAATCCTTGTGGCTGACGGCATGCGTGGGAATGCCCTGGGCGCTCGCCCAGGCCAGCCCCGCCGCATCGGGACGGCTGCCGATGACGGCGGCGATCTGTGCGGGCCAACCCTCGGCGCGACAGGCCTCGACCAGCGCCTGCATGTTGCTGCCGCGGCCCGAGATGAGGATGACGAGGCGGCGAGCGGCGCCCGGCTGCGGCGCGGCGTCGGGACTGGCGGCGTCTGGTTGCGGGAAGCCCGCCGCACCATGCGCGGCGGAACTGGAATCG
Protein-coding regions in this window:
- the purN gene encoding phosphoribosylglycinamide formyltransferase — its product is MQALVEACRAEGWPAQIAAVIGSRPDAAGLAWASAQGIPTHAVSHKDFATREAFDAALSAAIEPYRPDYVLLAGFMRVLTPGFVARYAGRLVNIHPSLLPAFPGLHTHAQAIATGVRVHGCTVHFVTPLLDHGPIIAQGCVPVLADDTPEALAERVLQVEHQAYPAAARWLAEGRVSLLPDHRVDVSGNPPRLFMLESPR